The following coding sequences are from one Strix uralensis isolate ZFMK-TIS-50842 chromosome 6, bStrUra1, whole genome shotgun sequence window:
- the RAB3GAP1 gene encoding rab3 GTPase-activating protein catalytic subunit isoform X1: protein MAGDSEPESEVFEITDFTTASEWERFISKIEEVLNDWKLIGISSGKPLEKGVYTTGAWEEKLDEISFADFKFSIAHHYLVQEPSDKDGKEELVEDALPLPMQDLLCMNNDFPPRAHCLVRWYGLREFVVIAPAANNDAVLSESKCNLLLSSISIALGNTGCQVPLFVQIHHKWRRMYVGECQGPGVRTDFEMVHLRKVPNQYTHLSGLLDIFKSKIGCPLTPLPPVSMAIRLTYVLQDWQQYFWPQQPPDIDALVGGEVGGLEFGKLPFGACEDPISELHLATTWPHLTEGIIVDNDVYSDLDPVQAPQWSVRVRKADNPQCLLGDFLTEFFKLCRRKESTDEILGRSAFEEEGKEVADITHALSKLTEPAPVPIHKLSVTNMVHSAKKKIRKHRGVDESPLNNEVLNTILLFLFPDAADKLADGFESRTSASAGNNPPPENEDYNLFSQFKSAPSDSLTYKLALCLCMINFYHGGVKGVAHLWQEFVLEMRYRWENNYLIPGLANGPPDLRCCLLHQKLQMLNCCIERKKARDEGKKGSVFDRSPGGTSGDNLDKEKEVGKSWESWSDSEEEFFECLSDTEDLKGNGQENGKKGGAKEGNKEPANIKPEGRLHPHGKLTLLHPGEPLYIPITQEPAPMTEDLLEEQSEVLAKLGTSAEGAHLRARMQSACLLSDMESFKAANPGCCLEDFVRWYSPRDYIEEEVVDEKGNIVIKGELSARMKIPSNMWVEAWETAKPVPARRQKRLFDDTREAEKVLHYLAVQKPADLARHLLPCIIHAAVLKVKEEEAVEDISSVKKIIKQIISHSSKVLRFPNPEDKKLEEIIAQIMSVEAIIARARSLKAKFGVEKCENEDEKEDLQRFVNCLLEQPEVSVLGAGRGPAGSIIHKLFVSAQRLTESSDEVSAVPPLDEELRRSGSSEERRLNAGAVSDFPLPTGREVILRTTVPRPAPYSKPLPQRMYSVLTKEDFRLAGAFSADTTFF, encoded by the exons ATGGCGGGGGACAGCGAA CCCGAGTCGGAGGTGTTTGAGATCACAGACTTCACCACCGCCTCCGAGTGGGAGAG atttatttcaaaaatagaGGAAGTATTGAATGACTGGAAGCTTATTGGGATTTCTTCAGGCAAACCTCTAGAAAAG GGTGTATACACCACAGGAGCATGGGAAGAGAAATTGGATGAAATTTCATTTGCGGACTTCAAATTCTCAATTGCCCATCATTACCTTGTACAAGAACCCAGTGACAAAGATGGGAAAGAAGAACTGGTAGAAG ATGCCCTTCCTCTGCCTATGCAGGACTTGCTGTGCATGAACAATGACTTTCCCCCTAGAGCTCACTGTCTGGTAAGATG gtATGGCTTACGTGAGTTTGTGGTAATTGCTCCGGCTGCAAATAATGATGCAGTTCTTAGTGAATCCAAATGTAACCTTTTGCTGAGTTCCATTTCCATTGCGTTGGGGAACACTGGCTG TCAGGTACCACTATTTGTGCAAATACATCATAAATGGCGACGAATGTATGTTGGAGAATGTCAGGGTCCAGGAGTTCGAACTGACTTTGAAATGGTTCATCTTCGCAAAGTGCCGAATCAGTATACTCATTTATCAGGATTACTGGATATCTTCAAATCCAAGATT GGATGCCCTTTAACACCACTGCCTCCGGTTAGCATGGCTATTCGGCTTACGTATGTACTTCAAGACTGGCAGCAGTATTTCTGGCCACAGCAGCCACCAG ATATAGATGCTCTAGTTGGGGGAGAAGTTGGAGGCCTTGAGTTTGGGAAGTTACCATTTGGTGCCTGTGAGGATCCTATTAG tgagcTTCATTTAGCTACCACGTGGCCTCACCTAACGGAAGGTATAATTGTTGACAATGATGTTTATTC tgacCTGGATCCTGTTCAAGCACCCCAGTGGTCTGTGAGAGTCAGAAAAGCAGACAACCCTCAGTGTCTATTGG GTGACTTTCTTACCGAATTCTTCAAGCTTTGCCGTCGGAAGGAATCAACTGATGAGATACTTGGAAGGTCTGCatttgaagaggaaggaaaag aggtTGCTGATATTACCCATGCTTTGTCAAAGCTCACGGAGCCAGCACCAGTCCCAATCCATAAATTATCAGTCACAAATATGGTTcacagtgcaaagaaaaaaattcgCAAACACAGAGGTGTAGATGAATCACCTTTAAACAATGAAGTTCTGAACACTATTCTTCTG tTCTTATTTCCTGATGCTGCTGACAAACTCGCAGATGGATTTGAAAGCAGAACTAGCGCTTCAGCAGGAAACAATCCTCCTCCAGAGAATGAAGATTAT AATCTCTTCAGTCAATTTAAATCTGCTCCTTCTGATAGTCTGACGTACAAGCTAGCTTTATGTCTTTGTATGATAAACTTCTACCATGGAGGAGTAAAAGGAGTGGCACACCTTTGGCAAGAATTTGTGTTAGAAATGCGCTACAGATGGGAGAACAACTACCTTATTCCagg ATTAGCTAATGGCCCTCCAGATCTGAGATGCTGTTTACTGCATCAGAAACTTCAG ATGTTAAATTGTTGcattgaaagaaagaaagcaagagatgAGGGGAAAAAGGGGAGTGTGTTTGATCGCTCACCTGGTGGTACTTCTGGTGATAACCTTGATAAGGAAAAAGAAGTTGGCAAGTCTTGGGAATCGTGGAGTGACAGTGAAGAGGAATTTTTTGAGTGTTTAAGCGACACGGAAGATCTTAAAGGAAATGggcaggaaaatggaaagaaaggaggagcAAAAGAAGGCAACAAAGAGCCTGCAAACATAAAACCAGAAGGTCGTCTGCATCCACACGGAAAGCTGACGCTGCTGCATCCAGGAGAGCCTCTCTACATTCCAATAACACAG GAACCAGCACCCATGACTGAAGATTTGCTGGAAGAACAGTCTGAGGTATTGGCAAAACTAGGGACATCAGCCGAAGGGGCTCATCTTCGGGCACGCATGCAGAGTGCCTGCTTACTCTCAGATATGGAGTCTTTCAAG GCGGCTAATCCTGGCTGTTGTCTGGAGGATTTTGTGAGGTGGTACTCCCCTCGGGATTACATCGAAGAGGAAGTGGTTGATGAAAAGGGGAATATAGTAATTAAGGGCGAGCTGAGTGCCCGAATGAAGATTCCAAGCAACATGTGGGTGGAGGCCTGGGAGACAGCAAAACCAGTCCCGGCCCGGAGGCAGAAGAGACTCTTCGATGACACTAGAGAGGCAGAGAAG GTGCTTCATTACCTCGCAGTTCAGAAACCAGCTGACCTTGCAAGGCATCTCTTGCCTTGCATTATCCATGCAGCTGTACTCAAGGTAAAGGAAGAAG AAGCAGTAGAAGATATATCTTCAGTTAAGAAGATTATTAAGCAGATAATATCCCATTCCAGTAAAGTTCTACGATTCCCCAATCCAGAGGACAAGAAGTTGGAA GAAATCATTGCCCAGATCATGAGTGTGGAAGCTATCATCGCCAGGGCCAGGtctctgaaagcaaaatttgGGGTAGAGAAATGTGAAAATGAGGATGAGAAAGAAGATCTACAAAG ATTCGTAAACTGTCTCCTGGAGCAGCCAGAAGTGTCAGTCCTTGGTGCAGGAAGAGGACCTGCTGGTAGCATTATTCACAAGCTGTTCGTGAGTGCTCAGAGG CTGACTGAATCTTCTGATGAG GTTTCTGCAGTGCCTCCGCTTGATGAAGAACTGAGGCGATCGGGTTCCTCAGAGGAGCGACGACTCAACGCGGGCGCTGTTTCCGATTTCCCGCTGCCCACGGGCCGTGAGGTGATTTTGCGCACAACAGTCCCCCGCCCTGCCCCTTACTCCAAGCCCTTGCCCCAGCGCATGTACAGCGTGCTGACCAAGGAAGACTTCCGACTGGCGGGTGCCTTTTCAGCAGATACGACGTTCTTCTGA
- the RAB3GAP1 gene encoding rab3 GTPase-activating protein catalytic subunit isoform X2 — protein MAGDSEPESEVFEITDFTTASEWERFISKIEEVLNDWKLIGISSGKPLEKGVYTTGAWEEKLDEISFADFKFSIAHHYLVQEPSDKDGKEELVEDALPLPMQDLLCMNNDFPPRAHCLVRWYGLREFVVIAPAANNDAVLSESKCNLLLSSISIALGNTGCQVPLFVQIHHKWRRMYVGECQGPGVRTDFEMVHLRKVPNQYTHLSGLLDIFKSKIGCPLTPLPPVSMAIRLTYVLQDWQQYFWPQQPPDIDALVGGEVGGLEFGKLPFGACEDPISELHLATTWPHLTEGIIVDNDVYSDLDPVQAPQWSVRVRKADNPQCLLGDFLTEFFKLCRRKESTDEILGRSAFEEEGKEVADITHALSKLTEPAPVPIHKLSVTNMVHSAKKKIRKHRGVDESPLNNEVLNTILLFLFPDAADKLADGFESRTSASAGNNPPPENEDYNLFSQFKSAPSDSLTYKLALCLCMINFYHGGVKGVAHLWQEFVLEMRYRWENNYLIPGLANGPPDLRCCLLHQKLQMLNCCIERKKARDEGKKGSVFDRSPGGTSGDNLDKEKEVGKSWESWSDSEEEFFECLSDTEDLKGNGQENGKKGGAKEGNKEPANIKPEGRLHPHGKLTLLHPGEPLYIPITQEPAPMTEDLLEEQSEVLAKLGTSAEGAHLRARMQSACLLSDMESFKAANPGCCLEDFVRWYSPRDYIEEEVVDEKGNIVIKGELSARMKIPSNMWVEAWETAKPVPARRQKRLFDDTREAEKVLHYLAVQKPADLARHLLPCIIHAAVLKVKEEEAVEDISSVKKIIKQIISHSSKVLRFPNPEDKKLEEIIAQIMSVEAIIARARSLKAKFGVEKCENEDEKEDLQRFVNCLLEQPEVSVLGAGRGPAGSIIHKLFVSAQRVSAVPPLDEELRRSGSSEERRLNAGAVSDFPLPTGREVILRTTVPRPAPYSKPLPQRMYSVLTKEDFRLAGAFSADTTFF, from the exons ATGGCGGGGGACAGCGAA CCCGAGTCGGAGGTGTTTGAGATCACAGACTTCACCACCGCCTCCGAGTGGGAGAG atttatttcaaaaatagaGGAAGTATTGAATGACTGGAAGCTTATTGGGATTTCTTCAGGCAAACCTCTAGAAAAG GGTGTATACACCACAGGAGCATGGGAAGAGAAATTGGATGAAATTTCATTTGCGGACTTCAAATTCTCAATTGCCCATCATTACCTTGTACAAGAACCCAGTGACAAAGATGGGAAAGAAGAACTGGTAGAAG ATGCCCTTCCTCTGCCTATGCAGGACTTGCTGTGCATGAACAATGACTTTCCCCCTAGAGCTCACTGTCTGGTAAGATG gtATGGCTTACGTGAGTTTGTGGTAATTGCTCCGGCTGCAAATAATGATGCAGTTCTTAGTGAATCCAAATGTAACCTTTTGCTGAGTTCCATTTCCATTGCGTTGGGGAACACTGGCTG TCAGGTACCACTATTTGTGCAAATACATCATAAATGGCGACGAATGTATGTTGGAGAATGTCAGGGTCCAGGAGTTCGAACTGACTTTGAAATGGTTCATCTTCGCAAAGTGCCGAATCAGTATACTCATTTATCAGGATTACTGGATATCTTCAAATCCAAGATT GGATGCCCTTTAACACCACTGCCTCCGGTTAGCATGGCTATTCGGCTTACGTATGTACTTCAAGACTGGCAGCAGTATTTCTGGCCACAGCAGCCACCAG ATATAGATGCTCTAGTTGGGGGAGAAGTTGGAGGCCTTGAGTTTGGGAAGTTACCATTTGGTGCCTGTGAGGATCCTATTAG tgagcTTCATTTAGCTACCACGTGGCCTCACCTAACGGAAGGTATAATTGTTGACAATGATGTTTATTC tgacCTGGATCCTGTTCAAGCACCCCAGTGGTCTGTGAGAGTCAGAAAAGCAGACAACCCTCAGTGTCTATTGG GTGACTTTCTTACCGAATTCTTCAAGCTTTGCCGTCGGAAGGAATCAACTGATGAGATACTTGGAAGGTCTGCatttgaagaggaaggaaaag aggtTGCTGATATTACCCATGCTTTGTCAAAGCTCACGGAGCCAGCACCAGTCCCAATCCATAAATTATCAGTCACAAATATGGTTcacagtgcaaagaaaaaaattcgCAAACACAGAGGTGTAGATGAATCACCTTTAAACAATGAAGTTCTGAACACTATTCTTCTG tTCTTATTTCCTGATGCTGCTGACAAACTCGCAGATGGATTTGAAAGCAGAACTAGCGCTTCAGCAGGAAACAATCCTCCTCCAGAGAATGAAGATTAT AATCTCTTCAGTCAATTTAAATCTGCTCCTTCTGATAGTCTGACGTACAAGCTAGCTTTATGTCTTTGTATGATAAACTTCTACCATGGAGGAGTAAAAGGAGTGGCACACCTTTGGCAAGAATTTGTGTTAGAAATGCGCTACAGATGGGAGAACAACTACCTTATTCCagg ATTAGCTAATGGCCCTCCAGATCTGAGATGCTGTTTACTGCATCAGAAACTTCAG ATGTTAAATTGTTGcattgaaagaaagaaagcaagagatgAGGGGAAAAAGGGGAGTGTGTTTGATCGCTCACCTGGTGGTACTTCTGGTGATAACCTTGATAAGGAAAAAGAAGTTGGCAAGTCTTGGGAATCGTGGAGTGACAGTGAAGAGGAATTTTTTGAGTGTTTAAGCGACACGGAAGATCTTAAAGGAAATGggcaggaaaatggaaagaaaggaggagcAAAAGAAGGCAACAAAGAGCCTGCAAACATAAAACCAGAAGGTCGTCTGCATCCACACGGAAAGCTGACGCTGCTGCATCCAGGAGAGCCTCTCTACATTCCAATAACACAG GAACCAGCACCCATGACTGAAGATTTGCTGGAAGAACAGTCTGAGGTATTGGCAAAACTAGGGACATCAGCCGAAGGGGCTCATCTTCGGGCACGCATGCAGAGTGCCTGCTTACTCTCAGATATGGAGTCTTTCAAG GCGGCTAATCCTGGCTGTTGTCTGGAGGATTTTGTGAGGTGGTACTCCCCTCGGGATTACATCGAAGAGGAAGTGGTTGATGAAAAGGGGAATATAGTAATTAAGGGCGAGCTGAGTGCCCGAATGAAGATTCCAAGCAACATGTGGGTGGAGGCCTGGGAGACAGCAAAACCAGTCCCGGCCCGGAGGCAGAAGAGACTCTTCGATGACACTAGAGAGGCAGAGAAG GTGCTTCATTACCTCGCAGTTCAGAAACCAGCTGACCTTGCAAGGCATCTCTTGCCTTGCATTATCCATGCAGCTGTACTCAAGGTAAAGGAAGAAG AAGCAGTAGAAGATATATCTTCAGTTAAGAAGATTATTAAGCAGATAATATCCCATTCCAGTAAAGTTCTACGATTCCCCAATCCAGAGGACAAGAAGTTGGAA GAAATCATTGCCCAGATCATGAGTGTGGAAGCTATCATCGCCAGGGCCAGGtctctgaaagcaaaatttgGGGTAGAGAAATGTGAAAATGAGGATGAGAAAGAAGATCTACAAAG ATTCGTAAACTGTCTCCTGGAGCAGCCAGAAGTGTCAGTCCTTGGTGCAGGAAGAGGACCTGCTGGTAGCATTATTCACAAGCTGTTCGTGAGTGCTCAGAGG GTTTCTGCAGTGCCTCCGCTTGATGAAGAACTGAGGCGATCGGGTTCCTCAGAGGAGCGACGACTCAACGCGGGCGCTGTTTCCGATTTCCCGCTGCCCACGGGCCGTGAGGTGATTTTGCGCACAACAGTCCCCCGCCCTGCCCCTTACTCCAAGCCCTTGCCCCAGCGCATGTACAGCGTGCTGACCAAGGAAGACTTCCGACTGGCGGGTGCCTTTTCAGCAGATACGACGTTCTTCTGA